The stretch of DNA GGGTTCAAAAACCTCCCTCTGTATAATTATCTTGAAGGTGAAAGTCTTTTTTTATCACGCTTTACAAATATTTTTTTACTTTCTCTACATAACTTTGGGAATTTACCGATTTTTGAGTCGATGGTTTTTTAAGATTGTTTACCATATTACGTATCTTATTCGGGATAGATTCTTTTTTTGCTTGTTCTTGATGATCTAACATCTGCTGCATATGCATTCTTGGATGGGTAACTTTTGGATCATCAACACCCCCTTGAGGTACTGTAGATTTTGCTTGCACTTTTTTTTTGCTTGTTCTTCAGCTTGTCCTCGGAATCTTACTCTTTCTTGTGCTTTTTCTATTTCATTCATAATACTTAACTCTTTATATTAAAAAAACATATTCATTTGTTTCTAAGAAACTACCTGTTAACGCTGAGCCTTCAAATCCAGCTCTTTTAAATCAAATTTTATATCGATTATTGCTCCCTCTTCTTCTCTGTTTGCTATATCTAAAATGCCGCAATGTTCTTCTACTATTCTTTTGACTATAGCAAGCCCTACTCCCATACCTTTACTGCTGGTCGTAACATAGCTTTCGGTAGCTTTGCCTATTAGCTCAGGCGGGAATCCTTTACCGTTATCCGTTACAATAACACTAGTAAAATCGTCTTTAACATCTATAGTAACTTCTATTTTGCCGGATTCTCGCCCTTCTATTGACTCTTCTGCATTTTTCAACAAATTGATCATAACTTGATTTATTTGGGTAGCATCACACATAAAATCAAATTGATCTACGTTAGACTCAAATTTATACAAAATATTATCATTAAGTAATTTACGTGCTTCAACAATATGTTTAACTAAATAAACTAATTCACTCTTCGTAAATTTAGGAGCAGGAAGACGTGCAAAAAGAACAAATTCGGATACTATATTTTTAATATCGTTAGTATGGCGAATAATCATTTTTAAATAACTTTCGAATTCTGCCCTTTCCTTAATTTCAGGGCTAAATTTCTTAAGCAATCTTTCAGAAGCAAGTAAAATAGGAGTTAGAGGGTTTTTAATCTCATGTGCTACTTTCTTAGCAACATCAGACCAAGCCATAGCCCTCTGTGCTATAACTAAATCACGCTGCTGGCGGGAAAGCTGCTTAATCATTCTATTAAATGCCGCATAAAGCGTTCCTATTTCGTCTTTATCTACTTCATTTTCAGGCACTTGTACCGTTAAATCACCGTCTTTAACTTTGTCGGTTGCAGTAACTAATTTTTTAATAGGGTTTACTATTTTAGCAGTAAATATAACCCCGAAACTTATAGCTACAAAAAGAAGTAATAAGGCAATAAAGATAAACATTATAGAGAACTTGATCTGTATATTATCTATTTCATTTTTAAGGCTATTATACTCGGCAGCTGCTCCATTAGTTGCATCTATATGGTCGATAATTTTATTATCTACTAATCTACCGACTAATAAATACACATCATTATATTCTTTTAATTTAATCAGCATCCTTATTTTGGTTGGATCGGATTTTACTTCCACCGGTTCACCTAAATCCGCTTTTTTAATTAAATGTGCGGGAATAGTTGCAAATGATAATGAAAAACTTAAATAACTATTAGCTACTATAGTATTAGTAGATTTGTTTAAAACTATAGCTTCATCAAGCGAACGCATCTCTGCTTCAGTATTAAGTGTTTTAGTAAATAAAACGGGATTGTGAATTAAATCGTAATACATATCGCTTAAATCTTCAGCAACGGCTAGAGCTGTTTCTTTTAGCTGCAATTTATGCTCAGCAATATAAGATTCGGCAACTATTACGGATTGATCAAGAACCGTAGAAATCTTCTTATCAAACCAAGCTTGAACACTAAGATTAAAAAAATAAACAGAAAATACCGAAACAATTATAGTTGGAATAGCTGCAACTAAACTAAAGGCAATTACAATACGATTTTGTAATTTAGAGCTATCATTATTATTATTTTTAGTAAAAAATTTTTGAGTTAGTAAAACACCTAAAATTAAAAAAATTGCTAAATCAACTAATAAAAATCCAATAATCGTACTAAAATTCTTCGATTCTAAAGATATCACATAAGAAGTGGCACAGGCAAAAATAACGGCAGCCGCTATTAAAGTAAAAATCAGCATTCTACTAGAAAAATAAGAATGTAAATTTTGTTTAAGATAACTAAGCATAGATACTGTTTATATGACTATAACGGTTCTTTATAACATAAAAAAAAGCCAATTGGGAATATTTCAAGTTTTAAGTACCTTATTGTCATTCCTGCGGGGCATTGTTGCGTGGGTATCTAATCGTCATTACGAGCAGCCGTAGGCTGCATGGCAATCTCATTAAATATCCTGAGATTGCTTCGTCAATTACTTACGTAATTTCCTTGCAATGACGGAAAATTACGAAGTAATCTACATAACAAAAAAGCTAGAAATATTAATATTTCTAGCTTTATATTTAGTATTTAAATAGTTTGAAATTTTATTCATCAAACATTTTTTTACGAGCAAATTTTCTCTGTCTTCTCGCTGCTTCTTGTGCTTTACGAACACGCTTCGCTGAAGGTGTTTCATAATAACGCTGTTCTTTCATCTTACGAAAATAAAGCTCTCTTTGTAGCTTTTTCTTAAAATTCTTAAGCATATTGTCACAATTACCGGCGTGAACATTTACTAGTATCACTAAAATTACTCTCCTTAAAAGATATTGTGGTTTATTGGACTGTACACTATAATTAAGTTATATGTCAAGGTTAAAAATATGAGCATTCAAGAAGAACACCATATCAAAAAAATAAGCTTCGTGCAATCTTTATTAGAATTATTACAGTTTAATGAATGGAATAACAAGCTACTTGAAGAAGCAGAAGAAAAATGCGACTTTGCCAAAGGCTATAGCTTAATAGTTTTTCCGGAAGGGTTATCTGAAATAGTAGAATTCTTTGAAAGCTACTTAGATAATATTATGCTAGAAAGCTTAAGCACAATAGAAGAACCAAAAAAAATAAGAGAGAAAATATTTTTAGCTGTAAAGATCAGAATCAAAACCGTGCTTCCTATTATTCATAGTAAGAATGCTGCTTATTTTGCATTAAACCCAATACAAGGCACTCAAGTTGCATTCCGTAGTTGTGATGCTATTTGGCGTTATGCCGGCGATAAATCTCTTGATTTTAACTATTATACCAAGAGAGGCTTATTACTCTCGGTTTATGTCTCATCTATTCTTTTTTACATACAAGACGAATCGGAACATTATATTGATACCGATAAATTTATTGAGACTTCCGTAGAAAATATAGTAAAAACTTTCTCACAAATGAAAAAACTACTCGACCCTTCAAATATCCCTATAGTTAGAATGTTTACGTAGATATACTCAGTTTTTATTAACTAAATTCAGTAATTTTTGGTCAAAAGTAAGTAAAGGCATATTTAAAGATTTGGCTTTAGCTAATAATATACAATCAACTATATGAATATTACATTTTGTATAATATTCTAAAGTATTTAGGTAATATTCTTTGTTCACAATGTATACCTTTATAAATAAGTAGATCCGATAAAGTATTAGAGATTTCATCGCGAGAAATTTTATAAACAGAAGATAGAACAAATATTACTTCAGTAAATATAGTTTATTCTATTATTAAAATAATCTGTCCTGTTTTGACTTGTTCAAATATTTCTTTTGTCTTATTAAACATATTTTTATCATCGGCAAGTAAATATCTAACAATAAAATTTGTATCACATATATACTTCATTGTATTTCCTTAACATTTTTATGATGTGAACATACATTGTCTTTCCAAGCTTTATCTCTTATTTCTTTGAAAGAAAGCTCGGTATTTTTTTTATATTTTGCAAATATGCCTCCTACATCTGAAACAGGCGATAGTATAACTTTGTTATTATCATCAATTTCTATAGAAATAATATTGCTATTTAAAATTTCTCTAACTTTTTTTGGTAGAACGATCTGTCCTTTTAGAAGTAATGGCTAAAGTATTGATATACATGTTAATAATTATTTAATATGACTTACTAAATAGTATTATTATACTAAATTTAATAAGTAAAGAAAACTAAAAAAGTAATATATTAAAATTCTTGTATTATTACCTCTCTTGCATATAATTAAAATATTTTTAAAAATAATTTCTAAAATAATGACAAATACTAAATATTACCCTGAAGTTAGTTCAAATGCTGATTTTGCAAGCTTAGAACGAGAGATACTAAAATTTTGGCAAGACAATAATATATTCCAAAAATCTATTGATGATAGGAATGGAGAGCCGGAATTTATTTTTTATGATGGTCCGCCTTTTGCAAACGGTTTGCCGCATTACGGTCACTTGCTTACCGGCTTTATTAAAGACGTATATGCTAGATACCAAACGGTTAAAGGCAAAAAAGTTGAGCGTCGCTTTGGCTGGGACTGTCACGGTCTACCTGCTGAAATGCAATCAGAGAAAGAGCTTGGTATTTCAGGACGTCTTGCAATAACTAACTTCGGTATAGGGAAGTTTAATGTACATTGCAGAGCTTCGGTCATGAAATATGCTAGCGATTGGGAAGAATATGTAACTCGTCAAGCAAGATGGGTGGATTTTAAAAATTCTTATAAAACAATGGATAAGAATTTTATGGAATCCGTCCTTTGGGCATTTAAGGAGTTATATAATAAGGGGTTATTGTATGAATCTATGCGGGTAATGCCGTATTCGTGGGCATGCGAAACACCGCTTTCTAACTTTGAAACAAGGCTTGATAATTCTTATAGAGAAAGAGCCGATAAAGCTGTAACGGTTAGTTTTGTGTTAGGAGACAAACTGCCGCACGGTGAATATAAAGAATATAGAATCCTCGCTTGGACGACAACGCCTTGGACATTACCGTCAAATCTAGCCCTCGCAGTCGGTAGTGATATAGATTACACATTAGTCCCAAAAAATGATGTTTGTTATATTATAGCCGCCTCTTCTGTCTCTAAATATGCTAAAGAATTAGGACTTAGTGGTGAAGAAAATTTTGAGATAATTAAAGGCTCAGAACTTCAGGGATTAAGCTATAAGCCTTTATTCGACTATTTCAAGGATCATCCAAATAGCTTTAAAATATTTGCCGGCGATTTCGTAGTTGAGGGTGACGGTACGGGGGTCGTACATATGGCTCCAGGTTTTGGTGAAGATGACCAAATCCTTTGCGAGTCAAAAGGGATCTCACTTGTTTGCCCTGTTGATAATAGCGGTAAATTCACTAAAGAAATTCCTGACTTAGAGGGTTTGCAAGTATTTGATGCGAATGACAAAATAATAATCAAACTGAAAGAACAAAGAAATTGGCTAAAAACCGAGCAGTATATTCATAATTATCCTCATTGCTGGCGTACCGATACACCTCTTATATATAAGGCCGTTCCATCGTGGTACGTAAAGGTTACGCAGTTTAAAGATAGAATGGTAGAGTTAAATCAGCAAATTAACTGGATACCTTTCCATGTTAAAGATAATTTGTTTGGTAAGTGGCTTGAAAATGCCCGTGATTGGTCGATAAGCCGTAATAGATTTTGGGGAACACCGCTGCCTGTATGGAAGTCCGATGATCTAAAATATCCACGCATAGATGTTTACGGCTCTATAGAGGAATTAGAGAAAGATTTTGGTGTTAAAGTTACTGATTTACATCGTCCGTTTATCGATGAGCTTACGAGGGCCAACCCCAACGATCCAACTGGTAAATCAACAATGCGTAGAATAGAAGATGTATTTGATTGCTGGTTTGAAAGCGGCTCAATGCCATATGGGCAAGCCCACTACCCTTTTGAAAATAAAGAATGGTTTGAGGATCATTTTCCGGCTGATTTTATAGTTGAATATTCAGCTCAAACACGCGGCTGGTTCTATACTTTAATAGTGCTATCTACCGCTTTATTTGATCGTCCGCCGTTTTTAAATTGTATATGCCACGGCGTGATTTTAGACGCTACCGGTCAAAAACTCTCAAAGCGTCTTAATAACTATGCCGATCCGCTAGAGCTATGTGATAAATACGGCTCAGATGCCTTAAGAGTTATGATGCTATCTTCAAACGTTGTTAAAGGTCAGGAGTTGTTAATCGATAAAGACGGTAAGATGGTATTTGATACGCTTCGCCTATTTATCAAGCCTATTTGGAATGCTTACCATTTCTTCACGATGTATGCGAATGCCGATTCGCTTAAAGGCGAGGTTGATTTTAGCTCTAAAAATGTACTTGATGTTTATATATTATCCAAACTTAAAATAACCATACAAAAAATTGAAGAGAGCTTAGATAATTTTGATACGCAAACGGCTTATCATGCAGTTTCAGAATTTTTTGAAGTGTTGAATAACTGGTATATAAGGCGCAGTAGAGCAAGATTTTGGAAAAGCGAAAAAGATGCAGATAAACAAAATGCCTATAATACTCTGTATTCATGTTTAGAGACCATGGCAATTGCGATGTCGGCACTAGTACCTATGATTTCGGAGGCGATATATAAAGGATTACGTCATTGCGAGGAGCGTAGCGACGCGGTAATCTCAGGAAATTCTCGTAAGATTGCCACGGCACTTTCAGTGCCTCGCAATGACGGGAAAAGCGTCCATCTCTGCAACTACCCTGATCTCTCAAACTTTGAGGTAAATCACAAGTTAGTTGCTACTATGGATAACGTGCTTGATATTTGTAGTAATAGCCTGTTTATTAGAAGTACTGAAAATATCAGGGTAAGGCAGCCGCTTGCTAGCATAACTATCATCAGTAAACATAATGATAAACTTAAAGATTTTGAAGATTTAATTAAAGACGAAATTAATATTAAGGCGGTAATTTATCGTGATGATCTAGAGAATTACGCAGCTAAAAAATTATCGATTAATTTCCCTATACTCGGTAAAAATCTG from Rickettsia helvetica encodes:
- the rpsU gene encoding 30S ribosomal protein S21 encodes the protein MILVNVHAGNCDNMLKNFKKKLQRELYFRKMKEQRYYETPSAKRVRKAQEAARRQRKFARKKMFDE
- a CDS encoding PIN domain-containing protein gives rise to the protein MNKEYYLNTLEYYTKCNIHIVDCILLAKAKSLNMPLLTFDQKLLNLVNKN
- a CDS encoding COQ9 family protein gives rise to the protein MSIQEEHHIKKISFVQSLLELLQFNEWNNKLLEEAEEKCDFAKGYSLIVFPEGLSEIVEFFESYLDNIMLESLSTIEEPKKIREKIFLAVKIRIKTVLPIIHSKNAAYFALNPIQGTQVAFRSCDAIWRYAGDKSLDFNYYTKRGLLLSVYVSSILFYIQDESEHYIDTDKFIETSVENIVKTFSQMKKLLDPSNIPIVRMFT
- the ileS gene encoding isoleucine--tRNA ligase, which produces MTNTKYYPEVSSNADFASLEREILKFWQDNNIFQKSIDDRNGEPEFIFYDGPPFANGLPHYGHLLTGFIKDVYARYQTVKGKKVERRFGWDCHGLPAEMQSEKELGISGRLAITNFGIGKFNVHCRASVMKYASDWEEYVTRQARWVDFKNSYKTMDKNFMESVLWAFKELYNKGLLYESMRVMPYSWACETPLSNFETRLDNSYRERADKAVTVSFVLGDKLPHGEYKEYRILAWTTTPWTLPSNLALAVGSDIDYTLVPKNDVCYIIAASSVSKYAKELGLSGEENFEIIKGSELQGLSYKPLFDYFKDHPNSFKIFAGDFVVEGDGTGVVHMAPGFGEDDQILCESKGISLVCPVDNSGKFTKEIPDLEGLQVFDANDKIIIKLKEQRNWLKTEQYIHNYPHCWRTDTPLIYKAVPSWYVKVTQFKDRMVELNQQINWIPFHVKDNLFGKWLENARDWSISRNRFWGTPLPVWKSDDLKYPRIDVYGSIEELEKDFGVKVTDLHRPFIDELTRANPNDPTGKSTMRRIEDVFDCWFESGSMPYGQAHYPFENKEWFEDHFPADFIVEYSAQTRGWFYTLIVLSTALFDRPPFLNCICHGVILDATGQKLSKRLNNYADPLELCDKYGSDALRVMMLSSNVVKGQELLIDKDGKMVFDTLRLFIKPIWNAYHFFTMYANADSLKGEVDFSSKNVLDVYILSKLKITIQKIEESLDNFDTQTAYHAVSEFFEVLNNWYIRRSRARFWKSEKDADKQNAYNTLYSCLETMAIAMSALVPMISEAIYKGLRHCEERSDAVISGNSRKIATALSVPRNDGKSVHLCNYPDLSNFEVNHKLVATMDNVLDICSNSLFIRSTENIRVRQPLASITIISKHNDKLKDFEDLIKDEINIKAVIYRDDLENYAAKKLSINFPILGKNLPHKMKEIIAASKKGEWEATAVGLTICGETLNSKEYKLVLEPYSHIKGAASFENNSSLLILDLELTPELIEEGIARDIVRFIQQARKDADFSITDRILIEIISELDLSKIINIYGDFIKEQTLGEFAKDFTPDYISEIELEKHRVQLKIKKNLTDSKFINN
- a CDS encoding sensor histidine kinase NtrY-like, translated to MLSYLKQNLHSYFSSRMLIFTLIAAAVIFACATSYVISLESKNFSTIIGFLLVDLAIFLILGVLLTQKFFTKNNNNDSSKLQNRIVIAFSLVAAIPTIIVSVFSVYFFNLSVQAWFDKKISTVLDQSVIVAESYIAEHKLQLKETALAVAEDLSDMYYDLIHNPVLFTKTLNTEAEMRSLDEAIVLNKSTNTIVANSYLSFSLSFATIPAHLIKKADLGEPVEVKSDPTKIRMLIKLKEYNDVYLLVGRLVDNKIIDHIDATNGAAAEYNSLKNEIDNIQIKFSIMFIFIALLLLFVAISFGVIFTAKIVNPIKKLVTATDKVKDGDLTVQVPENEVDKDEIGTLYAAFNRMIKQLSRQQRDLVIAQRAMAWSDVAKKVAHEIKNPLTPILLASERLLKKFSPEIKERAEFESYLKMIIRHTNDIKNIVSEFVLFARLPAPKFTKSELVYLVKHIVEARKLLNDNILYKFESNVDQFDFMCDATQINQVMINLLKNAEESIEGRESGKIEVTIDVKDDFTSVIVTDNGKGFPPELIGKATESYVTTSSKGMGVGLAIVKRIVEEHCGILDIANREEEGAIIDIKFDLKELDLKAQR